The following coding sequences lie in one Treponema sp. OMZ 790 genomic window:
- the pyk gene encoding pyruvate kinase, producing the protein MKKTKIVCTIGPASESERVMTEMFKAGLNVCRLNFSHGSHEEHKVKIDRIKKIREELKMPVAILLDTKGPEIRLGVFEKPTQIVQGQEFIITTRDVVGTNQICSISYKNIAAEVKPKSRILINDGMLELQVIDILNETDIECVAVNSGTLTSRKGVNIPGLRVNLPYMSEKDVSDIEFGIQNDVDFIAASFTQRADDILQIRKLLEKHKSKIGIIAKIENQEGLDNIDEILEAADGIMVARGDLGVEIEPEKIPHLQKRLIKKANLAGKPVITATQMLESMTHNLRPTRAEVTDVANAILDGTSAVMLSGETAAGEYPVETVAMMNSIARSIEETLDYEKLFLENVSLHETTITNAIARATCSTALALDANVIITASASGITPRALSKFKPKVPIIAITESPQVMRKLALDWDVYPVLADPIKSTDNMFNVCSQIAKNTGYVKKGDIAILTAGIPIGKAGSTNLLKVEIIE; encoded by the coding sequence ATGAAGAAAACAAAAATAGTATGCACAATAGGCCCCGCTTCAGAATCCGAAAGGGTTATGACCGAAATGTTTAAGGCCGGCTTAAATGTCTGCCGCCTTAACTTTTCGCACGGAAGCCATGAAGAACATAAAGTTAAAATAGATCGAATAAAAAAAATCAGGGAAGAGCTGAAAATGCCCGTTGCAATCTTATTGGATACAAAGGGCCCCGAAATCAGATTAGGTGTTTTTGAAAAACCTACTCAAATTGTACAGGGACAGGAATTTATTATCACAACAAGAGATGTTGTAGGCACAAACCAGATATGCAGCATTTCTTACAAAAATATCGCAGCCGAAGTTAAACCTAAAAGCAGAATTCTTATAAACGATGGAATGCTCGAATTACAAGTTATAGATATTTTAAATGAAACCGACATAGAATGTGTTGCCGTAAATTCGGGAACCCTAACAAGCCGGAAGGGCGTTAACATTCCGGGATTAAGAGTAAACCTTCCATACATGAGCGAAAAAGATGTTTCCGATATCGAATTCGGAATTCAAAATGATGTCGATTTTATTGCGGCTTCCTTTACCCAAAGAGCCGACGATATTCTGCAAATAAGAAAACTTTTAGAAAAGCATAAAAGTAAAATCGGCATAATCGCAAAAATAGAAAATCAAGAAGGCTTGGATAATATCGATGAAATCTTAGAGGCAGCGGACGGAATCATGGTTGCCCGTGGAGACCTCGGGGTCGAAATAGAACCGGAAAAAATTCCCCATCTTCAAAAGCGCCTGATAAAAAAAGCAAACCTTGCAGGAAAGCCCGTTATAACCGCTACGCAAATGCTCGAATCGATGACCCACAATCTGCGTCCGACACGGGCAGAAGTAACCGACGTTGCAAATGCAATATTGGACGGAACCTCGGCAGTAATGCTTTCGGGAGAAACTGCAGCAGGAGAATATCCGGTAGAAACCGTAGCCATGATGAACTCCATAGCCCGTTCTATCGAAGAAACTTTAGACTATGAAAAGCTATTTCTCGAAAACGTCTCACTCCATGAAACTACAATAACAAACGCCATCGCAAGAGCTACCTGTTCTACAGCCCTAGCCCTTGATGCAAATGTAATCATAACGGCCTCAGCTTCGGGAATAACCCCCAGGGCTCTTTCAAAATTTAAACCCAAGGTTCCGATTATCGCTATCACCGAATCTCCTCAGGTTATGCGGAAGCTTGCCCTGGACTGGGATGTATATCCCGTCTTAGCCGATCCAATCAAGTCTACCGACAACATGTTCAATGTTTGCTCGCAAATTGCAAAAAACACGGGATATGTAAAAAAAGGAGACATCGCAATTTTAACTGCCGGCATCCCGATAGGCAAAGCCGGCTCAACAAACCTTTTAAAGGTTGAAATAATAGAATAA
- a CDS encoding sugar MFS transporter, whose amino-acid sequence MKDLRKRTFNVSGLSFLVYSLSSIAISICLVNIKRDLNFSLTQAGLFGMLCAIEQMIILFISPIFAAKFGKIKVLRVSLLILTAGLFFFSKSINFVTALLSALCMGLGVANMEALLTPIVNDLYPNDTGAKMNMMHAFWPLGTCSGLIGFGYILSIGINWRYIYIGLSIFALLICLSYPSSKKIKLPPSDGSKAAFKEIFSLLSFWLFGLALFFAGGAEGAFAFWSATLIQLYLKASAFYAGIVTASFALGMFIGRSLNSKVLKKVSIQKAIIVSSIASFIVSLLFIFVNSLFGLAAFLFCMGLCLACLWPTIQSFAAAILPVDATALMIFLSCFGVPGYSTASFIMGIVGDKYDLFIAFITVVPVFLILVPILFIMGCKFSNSPKLRPMKRKV is encoded by the coding sequence ATGAAAGATTTACGAAAAAGAACCTTCAATGTTTCAGGTCTTAGTTTTTTGGTTTATTCTCTTTCTTCTATTGCAATCTCGATATGCCTTGTAAATATTAAAAGAGACTTAAATTTTTCGCTGACACAAGCGGGCTTATTCGGAATGCTTTGTGCTATCGAGCAGATGATAATTCTTTTTATAAGCCCGATATTTGCCGCAAAATTCGGCAAGATAAAGGTACTAAGAGTTTCACTTTTGATATTAACCGCAGGGCTTTTTTTCTTTTCAAAAAGCATCAATTTTGTTACGGCTCTTTTAAGCGCCCTCTGTATGGGCTTGGGTGTTGCAAATATGGAAGCCCTGCTGACTCCCATAGTAAACGATTTATACCCGAACGATACGGGAGCAAAGATGAATATGATGCATGCCTTCTGGCCCTTAGGAACTTGTTCCGGGCTGATAGGTTTCGGCTACATACTTTCAATAGGAATAAACTGGAGATACATTTATATAGGCCTATCTATCTTTGCTCTCTTGATTTGCCTTTCCTATCCTTCATCAAAAAAAATAAAACTTCCGCCCTCGGACGGAAGCAAGGCAGCCTTTAAAGAAATATTTTCTCTGCTCTCCTTTTGGCTTTTCGGCCTTGCTCTCTTTTTTGCAGGAGGAGCTGAAGGAGCCTTTGCCTTTTGGTCGGCTACTTTAATTCAGCTTTATCTAAAAGCCTCTGCCTTTTATGCAGGAATTGTAACAGCGAGCTTTGCTCTCGGAATGTTTATCGGAAGATCCTTAAACAGCAAGGTCTTAAAAAAAGTTTCTATTCAAAAAGCAATTATAGTTTCTTCGATTGCTTCATTTATAGTCAGCCTCTTGTTTATTTTTGTAAACTCTCTTTTCGGTTTGGCAGCTTTTTTATTTTGCATGGGGCTTTGCCTTGCATGTCTTTGGCCGACAATTCAATCCTTTGCCGCCGCCATCCTTCCTGTAGATGCGACAGCTCTTATGATTTTTTTATCATGCTTCGGCGTGCCCGGCTACAGCACTGCAAGTTTTATAATGGGAATAGTAGGCGATAAATACGATTTATTCATTGCCTTTATTACGGTAGTGCCCGTATTTTTAATTTTGGTTCCGATTCTTTTTATCATGGGCTGTAAATTTTCAAATTCGCCTAAACTACGGCCGATGAAAAGAAAAGTATGA
- a CDS encoding radical SAM protein, translating into MHFVKAKGILSPKNGMNIYRGCSHGCIYCDSRSKCYQMAHDFEDIEVKENAVELLEEALRKKRKKCMIGMGSMTDPYLPLEKELGLTRKIIETIYKYGFGFTLITKSSLILRDLDLLKAINKKTKCVVQMTLTTYDDSLCKIPEPNVAVTSERFKVLKKLNEEGIPAVVWLTPILPFINDNPENIEGILRYCIEAKVLGIISFGMGLTLRKGNREFFYKKLDQHFPGLKQKYIKLYGENYSVMSPHNASLMNLFFKLCKENGIEHNPDKIFSYLNKFEDKQQAQLEFF; encoded by the coding sequence ATGCATTTTGTAAAAGCAAAAGGAATTCTATCTCCAAAAAACGGAATGAATATTTATCGGGGCTGCTCCCACGGCTGTATCTACTGCGACTCAAGAAGTAAATGCTATCAAATGGCTCATGACTTTGAAGATATCGAAGTTAAAGAAAACGCAGTAGAACTTTTAGAAGAAGCCTTACGAAAAAAAAGAAAAAAGTGTATGATCGGAATGGGCTCAATGACTGATCCCTATCTTCCCCTTGAAAAAGAACTAGGTCTTACAAGAAAGATTATCGAAACAATTTACAAATACGGTTTCGGCTTTACACTGATAACAAAATCTTCCCTCATCCTTAGAGACTTGGATCTTCTAAAAGCAATAAACAAAAAAACAAAATGCGTTGTTCAAATGACACTGACTACCTATGATGATTCCCTGTGTAAAATACCGGAGCCCAATGTTGCAGTAACAAGCGAAAGATTTAAGGTATTAAAAAAGCTGAATGAAGAAGGAATTCCGGCAGTGGTTTGGCTTACTCCCATTCTTCCATTTATCAACGATAATCCTGAAAACATAGAAGGCATTTTGAGGTATTGTATTGAGGCTAAGGTCTTAGGAATAATCTCATTCGGGATGGGATTAACTCTAAGAAAGGGCAACAGGGAATTCTTTTATAAGAAACTTGACCAACATTTTCCCGGATTAAAACAAAAATATATCAAGCTCTACGGAGAAAACTACTCGGTAATGAGCCCTCATAATGCAAGTCTTATGAATTTATTTTTTAAGCTATGTAAAGAAAACGGCATCGAGCATAATCCCGATAAGATATTTTCATATTTAAACAAGTTTGAAGATAAGCAGCAAGCTCAATTGGAATTTTTTTGA
- a CDS encoding S9 family peptidase — protein sequence MINFKKGMYELNDEKNFNFQLNRLINWDGGNLEEVKKVSSSIKTCEDWQNVLIGLGDKALNEGRMEESIAYYRMSEFFMSDDNPNKLKYYSLAVDLFYKHYQKYFDEGIVEKLSVPYKNINLPVLHVQAKGEKLGTILLHGGNDSYMEEFLFPILYLSENGYEVFLLEGPGQGGVLRVQKMGFTYKWEEPVSAILDAFNLDDVIIIGVSLGGMLAPRAAAFEKRIKKIIAWSVFPNFMSVALYHLPCGLKTFLILLLKFGCKHIVNFIARQKMKKDPMMEWVFKHGMHAYSMPSPYHYLKNLNNFQILNIADKITQDILILHGKTDHFIDWRLYKPEIDSLVNAHSVSLRLFTKEEEASDHCQCGDTKLALDTILCWLKSFNS from the coding sequence ATGATTAATTTTAAAAAGGGAATGTATGAGTTAAATGATGAAAAGAATTTCAACTTTCAGCTAAACCGTTTAATTAATTGGGACGGAGGGAATTTAGAAGAAGTTAAAAAGGTTTCATCATCGATTAAAACTTGTGAAGACTGGCAGAACGTTCTAATAGGCTTAGGAGACAAGGCCTTAAATGAAGGAAGAATGGAAGAGAGCATTGCTTATTACCGCATGAGTGAATTCTTTATGAGCGATGATAATCCGAACAAATTAAAATATTACAGTCTTGCAGTAGATCTTTTTTATAAGCACTATCAAAAATATTTCGATGAAGGAATTGTAGAAAAACTATCCGTTCCGTATAAAAACATAAATCTTCCTGTGCTGCATGTTCAAGCTAAGGGTGAAAAATTGGGAACCATATTACTCCATGGAGGAAATGACAGCTATATGGAAGAATTCCTTTTTCCTATTCTGTACCTTTCGGAAAACGGCTATGAGGTTTTTCTTCTTGAAGGTCCCGGACAGGGAGGCGTACTGCGTGTACAAAAAATGGGATTCACCTATAAATGGGAAGAACCTGTTTCTGCAATCTTAGATGCCTTCAACTTGGATGATGTAATAATAATAGGAGTATCTCTGGGAGGAATGTTGGCCCCGCGTGCTGCCGCCTTTGAAAAAAGAATAAAGAAAATTATAGCATGGTCGGTATTTCCGAATTTTATGTCGGTCGCCCTCTATCATCTTCCATGCGGTTTAAAAACCTTCCTCATTCTTTTATTGAAGTTTGGCTGTAAGCATATAGTCAATTTTATTGCAAGACAAAAAATGAAAAAAGATCCTATGATGGAGTGGGTTTTTAAACATGGTATGCATGCTTATTCGATGCCGAGTCCCTATCATTATTTAAAAAACTTAAATAATTTTCAGATCCTTAATATTGCCGATAAAATAACTCAGGACATTTTAATCTTGCACGGAAAGACCGATCACTTTATCGATTGGCGTTTATACAAGCCCGAAATCGATTCTCTTGTAAACGCCCATTCCGTTTCTCTTCGTCTTTTTACAAAGGAAGAAGAAGCCTCGGATCACTGCCAATGCGGAGACACAAAGCTTGCCCTTGATACCATCCTTTGCTGGCTTAAAAGTTTTAACTCATAA
- a CDS encoding MgtC/SapB family protein — protein MDAAALTDKVIIIRLLLSFLAGCCIGMERSGKRQVAGLRTHILICVGACGMMIISIWLPQVSGKGDTARIAAQVVSGMGFLGAGAILKIGANVKGLTTAASIWVIAGIGLAIGSGLYTAGIVMTAISLLTLSLVNRLELKIFPVRQNKFLEIYFHGSTPPMTDIINVLAEYSASIVSTNVRSSKSSKEHSKVVLFINVPKKLNISKMTMDFQQIEQVDTIILREKIG, from the coding sequence ATGGATGCTGCAGCTTTAACCGACAAAGTCATTATAATTCGTTTACTTTTGAGCTTTTTAGCCGGTTGTTGTATAGGTATGGAACGTTCAGGTAAGCGGCAGGTGGCAGGACTGCGTACACATATTTTGATCTGTGTGGGTGCCTGCGGTATGATGATAATATCCATCTGGCTTCCTCAAGTCAGCGGAAAAGGCGATACAGCACGTATAGCTGCTCAGGTCGTTTCGGGTATGGGTTTTTTGGGTGCCGGAGCTATTTTGAAGATAGGGGCTAATGTAAAGGGACTTACCACGGCTGCATCAATTTGGGTAATTGCAGGAATCGGTTTGGCAATAGGAAGCGGTCTTTATACCGCGGGAATAGTGATGACTGCTATTTCATTACTGACCCTCTCTCTGGTGAACAGGCTTGAACTTAAAATTTTCCCTGTAAGGCAAAATAAATTCTTGGAAATATATTTTCATGGAAGTACACCTCCAATGACGGATATTATAAACGTTTTGGCTGAATATTCGGCCTCCATTGTATCGACGAATGTCCGCTCATCAAAATCCTCCAAAGAGCATTCCAAGGTAGTTCTTTTTATAAATGTTCCTAAGAAGCTTAATATTTCTAAGATGACTATGGATTTTCAACAAATTGAACAAGTTGATACAATAATATTAAGAGAAAAAATAGGTTAA
- the nth gene encoding endonuclease III — protein sequence MNLLDKDKIEEVYRRLKKNNPNPKGELHSANIFTLLVAVVLSAQATDVGVNKATDPLFKAAGTPQKMIELGEEKIREYIKTINLYPTKAKRIFELSRIIQNEYAGKVPDTMEELIKLPGVGRKTANVVLNMGFGKPAIAVDTHILRTAPRIGLSSGKTPIQVEEDLLKVTPKKYLLNAHHWILLHGRYICKARKPECETCFLSDICMKNL from the coding sequence ATGAATTTATTGGATAAAGACAAAATCGAAGAAGTATACCGCCGCTTAAAAAAGAATAACCCTAACCCGAAAGGCGAATTACATTCTGCAAATATTTTCACTCTTTTGGTGGCAGTGGTTCTCTCGGCTCAGGCTACTGATGTCGGTGTAAACAAGGCAACAGACCCTTTGTTTAAGGCAGCCGGCACGCCTCAAAAAATGATAGAACTGGGCGAAGAAAAAATTCGCGAGTACATAAAAACAATAAATTTATATCCGACAAAGGCAAAGCGCATTTTTGAATTAAGCCGCATAATCCAAAACGAGTATGCAGGAAAAGTACCCGATACTATGGAAGAACTTATAAAACTTCCCGGAGTCGGCCGCAAAACGGCAAACGTGGTTTTAAACATGGGCTTCGGAAAACCTGCAATCGCAGTTGATACGCACATTCTCCGAACAGCTCCGCGCATAGGTCTTTCATCGGGAAAAACCCCCATTCAAGTTGAAGAAGATTTACTTAAAGTCACTCCAAAAAAATATTTACTCAATGCTCATCACTGGATTCTCCTCCACGGCAGATATATCTGTAAGGCCAGAAAGCCCGAATGTGAAACCTGCTTTTTATCGGATATCTGCATGAAAAATCTATAA
- a CDS encoding NYN domain-containing protein: MEKKYAILIDGDNIAPSYLDSIISEVSKEGDVLIKRLYGDWTTPNMNGWKPWLEKVPIRPVQQFRNGPNATDNTIIMDAIELANTNQGINAVCIVSTDSDYYSLALKLREYGLYVLGVGRSNAKPLWVNACNEFKYLENFDETEEYEEDSKSGKKFKSLEDLICHAYRNSRMTEEGWVSLSDLGNSIRNFMPEFDPRSYSHNTLREIIDALSDDFELSSDERIPPNYWIKAIGRKDEKPKVKGKIKRLMNRYGIIENENGDFFFSFTNIDKKCRDKLIKEGTPVKFRVFKMPNPKGGDSADRNGKAAEIEIIG, from the coding sequence ATGGAAAAAAAATATGCTATTTTAATTGACGGAGACAACATAGCACCTTCCTATCTTGACTCGATAATTTCCGAAGTCTCAAAGGAAGGAGATGTTTTAATAAAAAGACTTTACGGAGACTGGACCACACCCAACATGAACGGCTGGAAACCTTGGCTTGAAAAAGTACCTATCCGTCCTGTTCAGCAATTTAGAAACGGACCTAACGCAACCGACAACACAATTATAATGGATGCAATAGAACTTGCAAATACCAATCAGGGAATAAATGCGGTCTGCATAGTTTCTACCGATTCGGATTACTACAGCCTCGCTCTAAAACTGAGGGAATACGGCCTCTATGTTTTGGGAGTCGGAAGATCCAATGCAAAGCCTCTTTGGGTAAATGCCTGCAACGAATTTAAATACCTTGAAAACTTTGATGAAACGGAAGAATATGAAGAGGACTCAAAAAGCGGCAAAAAGTTTAAGTCTCTTGAAGACCTTATTTGCCATGCCTATCGAAATTCCCGCATGACTGAAGAAGGATGGGTAAGCCTATCCGATTTGGGAAATTCCATCCGCAACTTTATGCCCGAATTCGATCCCCGTTCTTACAGCCACAACACCCTGCGGGAAATAATCGATGCATTATCGGATGATTTCGAACTCAGCTCGGATGAAAGGATACCGCCTAACTATTGGATAAAAGCGATAGGCCGAAAGGATGAAAAGCCCAAAGTAAAGGGAAAAATAAAAAGACTTATGAACCGCTACGGAATTATCGAAAACGAAAACGGAGATTTTTTCTTTTCGTTTACAAACATCGATAAAAAATGCAGGGATAAACTTATAAAAGAGGGAACCCCGGTAAAATTCAGAGTGTTCAAGATGCCCAATCCCAAAGGCGGAGACTCGGCCGACAGAAACGGCAAAGCTGCCGAAATTGAAATAATAGGTTAA